From Terriglobia bacterium, one genomic window encodes:
- the groL gene encoding chaperonin GroEL (60 kDa chaperone family; promotes refolding of misfolded polypeptides especially under stressful conditions; forms two stacked rings of heptamers to form a barrel-shaped 14mer; ends can be capped by GroES; misfolded proteins enter the barrel where they are refolded when GroES binds) has product MAKQIVHGEDSRQAMLRGVNQLADAVKITLGPKGRNVVLDKKFGSPLITKDGVTVAKEIELKDTMENMGAQMVREVASKTSDVAGDGTTTATVLAQAIFREGVKTVAAGANPMALKRGIEKAVKLAVEEIKRISKPVKGEMIAQVGTVSANNDSTIGNMIAEAMKKVGKDGVITVEEAKTIESMLEVVEGMQFDRGYLSPYFVTDPERMDVTLENCYILLQEKKISSMKDLLPILEQIAKMGKPLLIIAEEVEGEALATLVVNKLRGTLQVAAVKAPGFGDRRKAMLEDIAILTGGKVISEDLGIKLENVKLEDMGRAKKITIDKDNTTIVEGAGKHSDIEGRVKQLRAQVEESTSDYDREKLQERLAKLVGGVAVIKVGAATETEMKEKKARVEDAMHATRAAVEEGIVPGGGVALIRCIPALDKLKLEDEEQVGVNIVRRALEEPLRQIVYNSGHEGAVVLEKVRNNANENYGFNAETGEFEDLVKSGVLDPAKVTRTALENASSIASLMLTTEALVSEIPEKDKGGPTPPGGMGGMY; this is encoded by the coding sequence ATGGCAAAACAGATTGTTCACGGAGAGGATTCCCGTCAGGCGATGTTGCGCGGCGTGAATCAGCTCGCAGATGCGGTCAAGATTACGCTCGGTCCCAAGGGCCGCAATGTCGTTCTTGACAAGAAGTTTGGATCCCCCTTGATCACCAAAGACGGGGTCACGGTCGCTAAAGAGATCGAGTTGAAGGACACGATGGAAAACATGGGTGCGCAGATGGTCCGCGAAGTCGCCTCGAAAACCAGCGACGTCGCGGGTGACGGCACCACTACCGCGACGGTATTGGCCCAGGCGATTTTCCGCGAGGGCGTGAAGACCGTGGCCGCCGGGGCGAATCCCATGGCGCTCAAGCGCGGCATCGAAAAGGCCGTGAAGTTGGCCGTGGAGGAGATCAAGCGGATTTCCAAACCGGTAAAGGGTGAGATGATCGCGCAGGTCGGAACCGTTTCCGCCAACAACGATTCGACCATCGGTAACATGATTGCCGAAGCGATGAAGAAAGTGGGCAAAGACGGCGTCATCACGGTGGAAGAAGCGAAGACCATTGAAAGCATGCTGGAAGTTGTGGAAGGGATGCAGTTCGACCGCGGTTATCTGTCTCCTTACTTCGTCACCGATCCGGAGCGCATGGATGTAACCCTGGAGAACTGCTACATCCTTTTGCAGGAGAAGAAAATCAGCTCCATGAAGGACCTTTTGCCGATCCTGGAGCAGATTGCCAAAATGGGTAAGCCGCTGCTGATTATTGCCGAAGAAGTGGAAGGCGAAGCCCTGGCGACCCTGGTGGTCAACAAATTGCGCGGCACCTTGCAGGTGGCCGCCGTCAAGGCCCCCGGGTTCGGCGACCGCCGAAAGGCCATGCTGGAAGACATCGCCATTCTCACGGGCGGCAAGGTCATCAGTGAAGACCTTGGAATCAAGCTGGAGAACGTGAAGCTTGAGGATATGGGCCGCGCGAAGAAGATCACCATCGACAAGGACAACACCACGATCGTTGAGGGCGCCGGGAAACACTCTGATATTGAGGGCCGCGTGAAGCAGTTGCGAGCCCAGGTGGAAGAGTCCACTTCCGACTACGACCGCGAGAAGCTGCAGGAACGGCTCGCCAAGCTGGTCGGCGGCGTGGCCGTCATCAAAGTCGGCGCGGCGACCGAGACCGAGATGAAGGAGAAGAAGGCCCGCGTGGAAGATGCCATGCATGCGACGCGCGCCGCCGTGGAAGAGGGCATTGTCCCGGGCGGGGGAGTGGCTCTGATTCGCTGCATCCCGGCCCTGGATAAGCTGAAGCTGGAAGACGAAGAGCAGGTCGGCGTCAACATCGTGCGCCGCGCCCTTGAAGAACCGCTTCGCCAGATTGTTTACAACTCGGGGCACGAAGGCGCCGTCGTGCTGGAGAAGGTCAGGAACAACGCGAATGAGAACTACGGATTCAACGCGGAAACCGGAGAATTCGAGGACCTCGTCAAAAGCGGCGTTCTGGATCCTGCCAAGGTCACCCGCACGGCACTCGAGAACGCTTCTTCCATCGCCTCTCTCATGCTGACCACGGAGGCGTTGGTTTCTGAAATTCCGGAAAAGGATAAAGGGGGGCCAACTCCGCCAGGCGGCATGGGCGGCATGTATTGA
- the groES gene encoding co-chaperone GroES: MKVRPLHDRIIVRRFEEGEVVKGGIIIPDTAKEKPQQGEVIAVGNGKVMENGTKVPLDVKAGDRILFGKYSGNEIKIEDEEFLILREDEVLGVVEGVAKSAKGTK, translated from the coding sequence ATGAAAGTTCGACCATTGCATGACCGAATCATCGTCAGGCGCTTCGAAGAGGGTGAAGTGGTTAAGGGCGGAATCATCATTCCGGACACGGCCAAGGAGAAGCCACAACAGGGAGAAGTTATTGCTGTCGGCAACGGCAAAGTTATGGAAAATGGCACAAAGGTTCCCTTGGACGTCAAGGCGGGCGACCGAATCCTTTTTGGCAAGTACTCCGGCAATGAAATCAAGATCGAAGATGAAGAATTCCTCATTCTGCGCGAGGACGAAGTCCTGGGCGTAGTCGAGGGCGTGGCAAAGTCGGCCAAGGGAACCAAGTAA
- a CDS encoding PqqD family protein, with the protein MKPKEPRNLYELKPRRLVEWEMGKDNRVTLLIPKFRKGFMARTIQPRLRRPLFRVNLDEFGSFVWISCDGKADVRSIGEEMMDKFGPAAEPVYDRIGQFLRQLESSKFIDFPDSSANLHKNLP; encoded by the coding sequence ATGAAACCCAAAGAGCCCAGGAATCTTTATGAACTGAAGCCCCGCCGCCTGGTGGAATGGGAAATGGGAAAGGACAACCGGGTCACCCTTCTCATTCCAAAATTCCGCAAGGGGTTTATGGCGAGGACAATCCAGCCCCGCCTGCGTCGCCCCCTCTTCCGGGTCAACCTCGACGAATTTGGAAGTTTTGTCTGGATTTCGTGCGATGGAAAGGCAGATGTCCGCTCCATCGGCGAGGAGATGATGGACAAGTTCGGCCCCGCCGCCGAGCCTGTCTACGACCGGATTGGACAGTTCCTCCGCCAGCTGGAAAGCTCAAAATTCATCGATTTCCCTGACTCTTCGGCGAATCTGCACAAAAATCTTCCCTAA
- a CDS encoding oligopeptide transporter, OPT family, which translates to MTTVEFKPYVPAQTDLREFTPRALLIGLVMCVILGAANAYLGLKAGMTIAATYPAAVIGMALLKLMKGSILEENIARTVGSIGESVAAGAIFTIPAFLIAGVWNRFDTPLRYFEATAIMIVGGIIGIMFVTLLRRVMVEDVELPFPESVAASEIHKAGRAGGTGAIYLFGAMILGAAIQALGTLSAFASTWVKFVAFSKSVIRLKGGASITGSGGAVLSTPAVSPAYIGVGYIIGPKLAGWNFAGGLLAWGLFVPLLLYFLGPQFEPALSSSGMSSSDYWIAISTSIWQSIVRPIAIGGMLVSAGFTLYRMRKSLITGLSRSVADAKRAATAKASENRLEKDISLNWVGLIVLIASVLTFFIYRHFSGNTMAALVATIVMVIAGFFFAAVSGYLVGLIGSSNNPISGLTLCTLLVAALLMVALGMKGEMGVAAVLGVAGVVCVSAAVAGEMLQDLKVGHILGGTPWKMQVGDLVGVVMAGAVMYYPLLILHVGDINRGGTGFGGSALPAPQASLMALLSRGIVGGNMAWPLIIVGMLMAVCFILVQVRSPMLVCVGMYLPLGTTFAIFVGGVIRGIVEMIAKRRGFNDAQNARTSNNGVLIASGLIAGEALIGLVFAWMAFKNIATWVIVANPSFITSLFVFAIIALALILFPIKNAGSPDEPAPPSAMM; encoded by the coding sequence ATGACAACCGTAGAATTCAAACCCTATGTTCCCGCCCAAACGGATCTCAGGGAATTCACTCCCCGGGCCCTGCTCATCGGGTTGGTGATGTGCGTGATCCTGGGCGCGGCCAACGCGTACCTTGGTTTGAAAGCCGGCATGACGATTGCGGCGACTTATCCGGCCGCTGTGATCGGCATGGCGCTGTTGAAGCTCATGAAAGGCTCCATTCTCGAAGAAAACATCGCACGCACGGTGGGCTCCATCGGTGAGTCCGTGGCCGCCGGCGCGATCTTCACCATCCCCGCGTTTCTGATTGCCGGGGTGTGGAACAGGTTTGACACGCCCCTGCGGTATTTTGAGGCCACCGCCATCATGATCGTCGGGGGAATCATCGGCATCATGTTCGTGACGCTGTTGCGCCGCGTCATGGTGGAAGACGTGGAGTTGCCGTTCCCGGAATCGGTGGCCGCCTCGGAAATTCATAAAGCCGGGCGCGCGGGAGGAACGGGAGCGATCTATCTGTTCGGGGCTATGATTCTGGGCGCGGCCATCCAAGCCCTGGGTACGCTTTCGGCCTTTGCCTCAACCTGGGTAAAGTTCGTGGCCTTCAGCAAGTCGGTCATCCGGTTGAAGGGCGGGGCTTCGATTACGGGAAGCGGAGGCGCCGTGCTCTCCACCCCCGCCGTGAGCCCCGCTTATATTGGCGTAGGGTACATCATCGGACCCAAACTTGCGGGGTGGAACTTCGCGGGCGGACTTCTTGCCTGGGGTCTGTTTGTACCCCTGTTGCTCTACTTCCTGGGCCCCCAGTTCGAACCCGCGCTGTCGTCGAGCGGAATGAGTTCGAGCGATTACTGGATCGCAATCTCGACGTCGATCTGGCAGAGCATTGTGAGGCCGATTGCGATCGGCGGAATGCTCGTGAGCGCGGGATTTACCTTGTACCGGATGCGAAAGAGTCTGATCACCGGGCTGTCGCGTTCCGTCGCCGATGCCAAACGGGCGGCCACTGCGAAGGCTTCGGAAAACCGGCTGGAGAAGGACATCAGCCTCAACTGGGTGGGGTTGATCGTCCTGATCGCTTCCGTCCTCACTTTCTTCATCTATCGCCATTTCAGCGGTAACACCATGGCCGCGCTCGTGGCCACGATCGTCATGGTTATCGCGGGCTTCTTCTTTGCCGCCGTTTCCGGTTATCTGGTCGGACTGATTGGATCCAGCAACAATCCGATCAGTGGACTGACGCTCTGCACCTTGCTGGTCGCCGCATTGCTCATGGTCGCCCTCGGGATGAAAGGCGAAATGGGGGTGGCGGCCGTGCTTGGCGTCGCGGGTGTGGTCTGCGTCTCCGCCGCGGTGGCCGGGGAGATGCTGCAGGACCTGAAAGTGGGACACATCCTGGGCGGCACTCCCTGGAAGATGCAGGTCGGCGACTTGGTCGGAGTGGTGATGGCTGGAGCAGTGATGTATTATCCCTTGCTCATCCTCCATGTGGGCGACATCAACCGGGGAGGAACCGGCTTTGGGGGGAGCGCCCTGCCGGCGCCACAGGCCAGCCTGATGGCACTTCTCTCGCGGGGGATCGTCGGGGGCAATATGGCCTGGCCCCTGATCATCGTGGGCATGTTGATGGCGGTTTGCTTCATCCTGGTACAAGTGCGAAGCCCTATGCTGGTGTGCGTGGGAATGTACTTGCCGCTCGGCACGACGTTTGCGATTTTTGTGGGTGGCGTCATCCGCGGTATTGTGGAGATGATCGCAAAGCGCCGCGGCTTCAATGACGCTCAGAACGCGCGGACCTCTAATAACGGTGTTCTGATTGCTTCGGGGCTGATCGCCGGTGAAGCTCTCATCGGGCTGGTCTTTGCTTGGATGGCATTCAAGAATATCGCCACCTGGGTGATTGTCGCCAACCCCAGCTTCATCACCAGTCTTTTCGTGTTTGCCATTATCGCGCTGGCCCTGATCCTCTTCCCCATTAAGAATGCCGGGAGCCCCGATGAGCCGGCGCCTCCCAGCGCAATGATGTAA
- a CDS encoding DUF421 domain-containing protein: MIAANLGLFSPTVADRLRDAFAISPADTLDLILRAFVIYLVLLLGIRLTGKREVGQMTPFDLVLLLLISNAVQNAMIGPYNALTAGVVAAMTLLVINRGMSRLVFRNRKWRRRIEGSPTLLVYDGEINWQAMRREGISEPDLRASLREHGVEQSSQVHMAVLEIDGNISVIRKDEMPSTTRPHHHFKFLNKNT, from the coding sequence ATGATCGCAGCCAACCTTGGCCTCTTCAGTCCTACCGTGGCCGACCGGCTCCGGGACGCCTTTGCCATTTCTCCCGCTGACACGCTGGACCTCATCCTGCGCGCGTTCGTAATTTATCTCGTTTTGCTCCTGGGGATCCGGCTCACCGGAAAACGCGAGGTCGGCCAAATGACCCCGTTCGACCTGGTGCTTCTGCTATTGATTTCAAATGCAGTGCAGAATGCCATGATTGGGCCGTACAACGCCCTTACGGCCGGGGTAGTGGCAGCGATGACGCTGCTGGTCATCAATCGAGGCATGTCCCGGCTCGTATTCAGAAACCGCAAGTGGCGCCGGCGCATCGAGGGCTCGCCCACCCTGCTTGTTTACGACGGAGAGATCAACTGGCAGGCCATGCGCCGCGAAGGCATTTCGGAGCCCGACCTGCGCGCCTCCCTGAGGGAACACGGGGTCGAACAGTCCAGCCAGGTCCACATGGCGGTGCTGGAAATCGATGGAAACATCAGCGTGATCCGTAAGGACGAAATGCCCTCCACGACCCGCCCCCATCATCATTTCAAGTTCCTGAACAAGAACACTTGA
- a CDS encoding M20/M25/M40 family metallo-hydrolase, with the protein MTAPGPNVLEKIDSFITGIRNEYEDKLAGIVEIPTISMDPDHQADMPRGAALAAEYLKAAGAVSAEVVPTQGNPVIIGKFITDPSHPTVTIYNHMDVQPAQEPEWTREPFKFDRQNGRYFGRGTTDDKGPAMTALYGARYAIENGIPININFLWEMEEEIGSPSFDKFLKLNAGKLECDSIIVSDTEWIARGCPAIPYGLRGVQGLTVHLETAATDVHSGTAGGAARNPLAELALIVHECFDAKTGKVKIPGFYKDVVPPTKKEIDSFLKSGFTVKHFKQALGLKKMRTENAPEVLRRIFAMPTFEVHGLVGGYTGPGVKTIIPPRGELKITMRLVPKQRANKIFQLVSKFIKSKNKDVVVKKENSLEPYLGPFSGPLADAGRVAMKFAFGKDPAFTREGGSIGAVVTMEKYLKAPILFLGLSLPEHGYHAPNENFDWEQASGGIKMFAKYFDEVSRMPLRKK; encoded by the coding sequence ATGACCGCACCTGGTCCCAATGTACTTGAAAAGATCGACAGCTTTATTACCGGGATACGGAATGAATATGAGGACAAACTGGCAGGAATTGTCGAAATCCCAACCATCTCCATGGACCCCGATCATCAGGCCGACATGCCGCGCGGGGCGGCCTTGGCGGCGGAGTATTTGAAGGCCGCCGGAGCCGTGAGCGCCGAAGTGGTACCCACCCAGGGGAATCCGGTGATTATCGGAAAATTCATTACCGATCCGAGCCACCCCACCGTCACCATCTACAACCACATGGATGTCCAGCCTGCCCAGGAGCCGGAATGGACGCGCGAGCCGTTCAAGTTCGATCGCCAGAACGGCCGCTACTTTGGTCGCGGGACAACGGACGACAAGGGACCCGCCATGACCGCGCTGTATGGGGCGCGCTATGCGATCGAGAACGGCATCCCCATCAACATTAACTTCCTGTGGGAAATGGAAGAAGAGATCGGGAGCCCAAGCTTTGATAAGTTTCTGAAGCTGAACGCGGGCAAACTGGAATGCGATTCGATCATCGTCAGTGATACGGAGTGGATCGCGCGCGGTTGTCCCGCCATTCCTTATGGATTGCGAGGCGTTCAGGGCCTGACCGTGCATCTGGAAACGGCAGCGACCGACGTCCATTCGGGCACTGCCGGTGGGGCCGCCCGAAACCCCCTCGCCGAACTGGCGCTCATCGTGCACGAGTGCTTCGATGCGAAAACCGGCAAGGTGAAAATCCCCGGCTTTTATAAAGATGTCGTTCCTCCCACCAAGAAGGAGATCGACAGCTTCCTGAAATCGGGCTTCACAGTCAAACATTTCAAACAGGCGCTGGGATTGAAAAAGATGCGCACGGAAAATGCCCCCGAAGTGCTGCGCCGGATCTTCGCCATGCCGACTTTCGAAGTGCATGGGCTGGTGGGCGGCTATACCGGGCCGGGTGTGAAGACCATTATTCCCCCCCGCGGCGAACTGAAAATCACGATGCGATTGGTTCCGAAACAGCGGGCCAACAAGATCTTCCAACTGGTGTCGAAGTTCATCAAGTCAAAGAACAAGGACGTTGTTGTGAAGAAGGAGAATTCGCTCGAGCCTTATCTGGGCCCGTTCAGCGGGCCCCTGGCGGATGCCGGCCGCGTTGCCATGAAGTTTGCCTTCGGGAAGGATCCCGCGTTTACCCGCGAAGGCGGCTCGATCGGCGCTGTGGTCACCATGGAGAAATATTTGAAGGCGCCGATTCTGTTCCTGGGCCTCAGCCTGCCGGAGCACGGGTACCATGCCCCCAATGAGAATTTCGATTGGGAGCAGGCTTCCGGCGGTATCAAGATGTTTGCAAAGTATTTTGACGAAGTTTCACGGATGCCCCTCAGGAAGAAATAG